In one window of Aceticella autotrophica DNA:
- a CDS encoding radical SAM protein produces the protein MVKTFIVAVTGRCNLSCRYCYASKNTGKNGDMSWDTAESILEFIKEQNKDDSQMFLVQFTGGEPLLNLPLIERFVQELRKEGLSCIFQLQTNGTLLNRMNISKLKDLDIGIGVSIDSIPEVNDIMRPYRNEMFHSSTVDVLKGIQLLKEAGICINVTSVLTEESLSSIDKYIDLVYYLGNIRGISFNVLRLTGSAFDMSVPTEEEITLNIKAAIERAELHKKITNRAITFKFLERLMNYGYKEECRTFNGGGIFVNPDGEVYPCPSLSEKKYYYMGNIMNKDFKQKTFKGNCPYLKQCRMLERLFAGYYKIK, from the coding sequence ATGGTTAAAACTTTTATTGTTGCTGTAACAGGGAGGTGTAATCTTTCCTGCCGTTATTGTTACGCTTCAAAAAATACAGGAAAGAATGGTGATATGTCATGGGATACAGCAGAAAGCATATTGGAATTTATAAAGGAGCAAAACAAGGATGATTCTCAAATGTTTTTGGTTCAATTTACAGGCGGAGAACCTCTTTTAAATCTTCCTTTGATCGAGAGATTTGTGCAAGAATTACGTAAGGAAGGTCTTTCTTGCATTTTTCAGCTTCAGACAAATGGTACCCTTTTGAATCGTATGAATATATCTAAACTTAAAGATTTGGATATAGGTATAGGAGTTAGTATCGATAGTATACCCGAGGTAAATGATATCATGCGACCTTATCGCAATGAGATGTTTCATTCCTCTACTGTTGATGTTTTGAAAGGTATCCAGCTTTTGAAAGAAGCAGGAATTTGCATAAATGTAACATCAGTTTTAACAGAAGAAAGTCTTTCGAGCATAGATAAATATATCGACTTAGTTTATTACTTGGGAAATATAAGAGGTATAAGTTTCAATGTATTGAGACTTACAGGAAGTGCTTTTGATATGTCTGTTCCTACAGAAGAGGAAATTACTTTAAATATAAAAGCTGCCATAGAAAGAGCTGAATTACATAAAAAAATTACAAATCGTGCTATAACTTTTAAATTTCTTGAAAGGCTTATGAATTATGGATACAAGGAAGAATGTAGGACATTTAATGGTGGCGGTATATTTGTGAATCCCGATGGAGAGGTTTATCCATGTCCTTCGCTTTCTGAAAAAAAATATTATTATATGGGGAATATAATGAATAAAGATTTTAAACAGAAAACCTTTAAGGGAAATTGTCCTTATTTAAAGCAGTGCCGTATGCTTGAAAGGCTTTTTGCGGGGTATTATAAAATAAAATAA
- a CDS encoding FecCD family ABC transporter permease, producing the protein MMQMAKRRYMVFGFLILLLPLVVIFGIMVGSVKISPGEVITQLITWGNTKTVMSKIIWNLRIPRTFGAVLGGAALTVSGILLQALFRNPLAEPYILGISSGATLGMALSILAGIGFSQSPYGYMTLAILGAFFVTIMILSVARFAKSSVVLLLVGLMFAYIFSSIVNVLITFAPDEKVKNFTLWTLGSFSGLTWTQLKVLFFPTTIGLVLAFLCSKQLNASLLGEEYAKNLGINPKRFRFYTVAVASILTASITAFAGPISFVGLAVPHITRLMLGSSDHRYLLPAGMLLGASFTVLADTGARTLAAPVELPISVLTSIVGAPIVIILLLKKGIK; encoded by the coding sequence ATGATGCAGATGGCAAAAAGAAGATATATGGTTTTCGGGTTTTTGATTTTGCTTCTTCCATTAGTAGTTATATTTGGTATAATGGTAGGGTCAGTCAAGATATCACCTGGAGAGGTAATAACCCAGTTAATAACCTGGGGAAATACCAAAACAGTTATGAGTAAAATAATATGGAATTTGAGAATACCGCGCACATTTGGAGCGGTTTTAGGCGGCGCGGCTCTTACTGTTTCCGGTATCTTGCTACAGGCGTTGTTTAGGAACCCTCTTGCCGAACCGTATATACTTGGTATTTCATCAGGAGCAACCCTCGGCATGGCTCTTAGTATCTTAGCAGGAATAGGTTTTAGTCAGTCGCCATATGGATATATGACTCTTGCTATTTTAGGAGCCTTTTTTGTTACAATTATGATCCTTTCTGTGGCAAGATTTGCTAAAAGTTCTGTAGTCTTGTTGCTTGTGGGGCTTATGTTTGCATATATTTTTTCTTCCATCGTAAACGTGTTAATAACATTTGCTCCTGATGAGAAGGTTAAAAATTTTACCCTATGGACACTTGGAAGTTTTTCCGGACTTACATGGACTCAGTTAAAGGTGCTTTTTTTTCCTACAACAATAGGACTTGTACTTGCTTTTTTATGTTCTAAGCAGCTTAATGCTTCTCTTTTGGGAGAGGAATACGCAAAAAATCTGGGAATAAATCCTAAGCGATTCCGATTTTACACTGTTGCTGTTGCGAGCATTTTAACAGCTAGTATTACAGCTTTTGCAGGACCGATTTCCTTTGTAGGTTTAGCAGTGCCACACATAACACGATTAATGCTTGGAAGTTCTGATCATCGTTATTTGCTCCCGGCTGGTATGTTGTTAGGTGCAAGTTTTACAGTGCTTGCTGATACCGGAGCACGTACATTGGCGGCGCCGGTAGAACTGCCGATAAGTGTTCTTACATCGATTGTTGGCGCACCTATTGTTATTATTCTGCTTTTAAAAAAAGGAATAAAATAG
- the hydE gene encoding [FeFe] hydrogenase H-cluster radical SAM maturase HydE yields MTTKIEKVITKALITHELNKEEIIMLLEAEGKDKELLFQEADKLRKNNFGDEVHLRGIIEFSNYCSRECFYCGLRCQNHVVNRNRMTIDEIYEAAKEARNQGYMTIVLQSGEDSWYKVDILAELINKMKDNLDLAITMSVGEHSKNFYKILREAGADRYLLKHETSDKELFEKLRPGTTLQGRLNRLKDLRELGYQIGGGFMVGLPGQSIETLADDILLTKELDVEMAGIGPFIPHPETPLRGYPVGSVSMVLKVIAITRLLLPLTHLPATTALANLSPEGRFKALSCGANVIMPDLTPMIYKTNYEIYPKSSELLNFDNSFASWEKELLQHGRRVSKDYGHTPKPGFFAKL; encoded by the coding sequence ATGACAACCAAAATTGAAAAGGTTATAACAAAAGCATTAATAACTCATGAACTTAACAAAGAAGAAATAATCATGTTACTTGAAGCAGAAGGTAAAGATAAGGAGTTGTTATTTCAGGAAGCCGATAAACTTAGAAAAAATAATTTTGGGGATGAGGTACATTTACGGGGGATTATTGAGTTTTCTAATTACTGCAGCAGAGAGTGTTTTTATTGTGGTTTAAGATGTCAAAATCATGTTGTAAATAGAAACAGGATGACAATAGATGAGATATATGAAGCAGCAAAGGAAGCAAGAAATCAGGGATATATGACGATTGTGCTTCAATCAGGAGAAGATTCTTGGTATAAAGTTGATATATTGGCGGAATTGATTAATAAAATGAAGGATAATCTTGACCTTGCAATCACTATGTCGGTGGGAGAACACTCAAAAAATTTCTATAAGATTTTAAGAGAAGCTGGTGCTGACAGGTATCTATTAAAACATGAAACATCAGATAAAGAGCTTTTCGAAAAATTACGACCTGGCACTACTCTTCAAGGGAGATTGAACAGACTTAAAGATTTGAGGGAACTTGGATATCAAATAGGAGGAGGATTTATGGTAGGCTTGCCCGGGCAGAGTATAGAGACTTTAGCGGATGATATTCTGCTAACGAAAGAATTGGATGTAGAAATGGCTGGAATCGGACCTTTTATTCCACATCCTGAGACCCCTCTTCGTGGGTATCCTGTTGGGTCTGTTTCTATGGTTTTGAAAGTAATTGCAATAACAAGGCTCTTGCTTCCTTTAACACATCTTCCTGCTACCACCGCATTGGCAAATTTATCACCTGAGGGGCGTTTTAAGGCTTTATCATGTGGTGCAAATGTGATTATGCCTGATCTAACTCCTATGATTTACAAAACCAACTATGAAATTTACCCAAAATCTTCAGAGCTTTTAAATTTTGATAATTCTTTTGCATCTTGGGAAAAAGAATTATTACAGCATGGCAGAAGGGTATCTAAGGACTATGGGCATACTCCTAAACCTGGATTTTTTGCTAAGCTATGA
- a CDS encoding ABC transporter ATP-binding protein, with translation MIKVENLVKVFGKVRAVGGISFEISSGEIFALLGPNGAGKTTTIRMLITLTRPTFGTAYINDYDVRKNALEVKKQIGVVPQQLNLEKELTAWENLELNGMLYGMEKEERRKRIQELLEYVGLMDKANINVEKFSGGMMRRLMIARALMHKPRVLFLDEPTVGLDPQTRRKIWDLIKTMNQNGMTVLLTTHYIEEAENLCNRVAIIDKGKLIAIGSPDELKKEVGSVVLEYLENDNTVRHFFSSRADALKYAESLDKDINIRESNLEDIFVKLTGGELIESNKL, from the coding sequence ATGATTAAAGTAGAAAACTTGGTAAAAGTATTTGGTAAAGTTAGGGCTGTTGGGGGAATAAGCTTTGAAATTTCTTCCGGAGAAATATTTGCACTGCTTGGACCTAACGGAGCTGGTAAAACAACAACTATTCGGATGCTTATTACGCTGACGCGTCCAACTTTTGGAACAGCATATATAAATGACTATGATGTAAGAAAAAATGCTTTAGAAGTAAAAAAACAGATTGGGGTTGTGCCACAGCAACTAAATCTTGAAAAAGAGCTAACGGCATGGGAAAATTTAGAGCTTAACGGTATGCTTTACGGGATGGAAAAAGAGGAAAGAAGGAAGCGAATACAGGAGCTTCTTGAATATGTTGGACTTATGGACAAGGCGAATATCAATGTAGAAAAATTTTCCGGAGGTATGATGCGCAGGCTTATGATAGCAAGAGCTCTTATGCATAAACCACGTGTGCTTTTTCTTGATGAGCCTACGGTGGGTCTTGATCCGCAGACAAGAAGAAAGATATGGGATTTAATAAAAACAATGAATCAAAACGGCATGACGGTTCTTCTTACAACACATTATATTGAAGAAGCAGAGAATCTTTGTAACAGGGTTGCTATAATTGATAAAGGAAAACTGATAGCGATTGGCAGTCCTGACGAATTAAAAAAGGAGGTAGGAAGTGTTGTTTTGGAATATCTTGAAAATGATAACACGGTAAGACATTTTTTTTCCTCAAGGGCAGATGCACTAAAATATGCAGAATCTTTGGATAAGGATATAAACATAAGAGAATCAAATCTTGAAGATATTTTTGTTAAACTTACAGGCGGAGAATTAATCGAGAGCAACAAGCTATAA
- a CDS encoding ABC transporter ATP-binding protein: MLKAKGIDIGYKNKTVLHDINIEMNPGQLICLLGPNGVGKTTFMKCLGGFLKPQKGEIFIDTHNIHKMTDSQLACKISVVLTGRITASNMTVFDIVSMGRYPYTGLMGILSQNDKNIVMESLKSVGIEHLKDRFITETSDGEYQKVMIAKALAQQPEVMLLDEAVGHLDAKNRFEILLLLRNLAHEKNVTVVMILHEVDLALRLCDMVVLVEKGGVKSYGPPEDVLTEKAVKELYNVDKAGFCRSMGTLELKCDSNKSLKVHVLSGKGKGAPIIRALTRHGYKISVGPLAENDVDYFVSKTADTIVYELNDIPALIENLKESDVIIDVDFSFDGDKLIILNELKNLNIPIYSFRNQKEVQYVYGGHDIKTLNSVEEMLKSLKLQQGIF, translated from the coding sequence GTGCTTAAGGCAAAAGGTATTGATATAGGCTATAAGAATAAGACTGTTCTTCATGACATCAATATTGAAATGAATCCCGGACAGCTTATATGCCTTTTGGGTCCTAATGGGGTTGGTAAAACAACGTTTATGAAATGCCTTGGTGGCTTTTTGAAACCTCAAAAAGGGGAAATATTCATAGACACACATAATATACACAAAATGACAGATTCTCAATTGGCGTGCAAGATATCTGTTGTATTAACAGGGCGTATAACTGCAAGCAACATGACTGTTTTTGATATTGTTAGCATGGGGCGTTATCCTTATACAGGTTTGATGGGAATTTTAAGTCAGAATGATAAGAATATTGTTATGGAATCCCTAAAATCCGTTGGAATAGAACATCTAAAAGACAGATTTATTACAGAAACCAGTGACGGAGAATATCAAAAGGTCATGATTGCCAAAGCATTGGCTCAGCAGCCGGAGGTAATGCTCTTGGATGAAGCTGTTGGTCATTTGGATGCTAAAAATAGATTTGAAATACTTTTACTTTTAAGAAATTTGGCACATGAAAAAAATGTTACGGTTGTAATGATACTCCATGAGGTAGATTTAGCTTTACGTCTTTGTGATATGGTTGTTCTTGTTGAAAAGGGAGGCGTGAAGTCATATGGTCCTCCGGAGGATGTTTTAACAGAAAAAGCCGTTAAAGAACTTTACAATGTTGATAAAGCCGGTTTTTGCCGCTCTATGGGAACACTTGAATTAAAATGTGATAGTAATAAAAGCTTAAAGGTTCATGTACTTTCAGGAAAAGGAAAGGGTGCTCCTATTATTAGAGCTTTGACAAGACATGGATATAAAATTTCCGTAGGACCCTTGGCTGAGAATGATGTAGATTATTTTGTTTCAAAAACAGCGGATACAATTGTTTATGAATTAAATGATATACCGGCATTAATAGAGAATCTTAAGGAATCTGATGTAATTATTGATGTCGATTTTTCTTTTGATGGAGATAAGTTAATTATTCTTAATGAGCTAAAAAATTTAAATATTCCCATATATAGCTTTAGAAATCAAAAAGAGGTACAATATGTTTATGGGGGTCATGATATAAAAACTTTAAATAGTGTTGAAGAAATGTTGAAGTCTTTGAAGTTGCAACAAGGGATTTTTTGA
- a CDS encoding ABC transporter permease yields the protein MKEFLKFYPIFWREMIYWKKRFKKIFAGSLISPLLFLTTFGLGLGKNMSVNGGNYLDFVLPGIIALSSLNNSYNSIGADLNIRRTIFKTFDQYVLAPIKTSSVVLGEVLAGALQGLTSCLILLLLGLLFGAHIKLTPVFFLVLIASCFTFASLGVLAAMVADSHADMANFGTFFVLPMTFLAGTFFSVDTMPLLVKVFIWMLPLTPISHSLRSIALNKPISPLPFVAVFIWVIFMYYFAVVAANKKSAD from the coding sequence ATGAAGGAATTTTTAAAATTTTATCCTATATTTTGGAGAGAAATGATATACTGGAAAAAACGTTTCAAGAAAATATTTGCAGGTAGTCTTATAAGTCCTTTGTTATTTTTAACAACATTTGGCTTGGGGCTGGGGAAAAATATGTCTGTTAATGGAGGCAATTATTTAGATTTTGTATTACCCGGTATTATAGCACTATCATCCTTGAACAATAGCTATAATTCCATCGGAGCTGATTTAAATATAAGGAGGACGATATTTAAAACCTTTGACCAATATGTGCTGGCACCTATCAAAACCTCATCTGTTGTGTTGGGAGAAGTCTTGGCAGGAGCTCTTCAAGGTCTAACTTCATGTCTTATTTTATTGTTACTTGGATTGCTTTTTGGCGCTCATATAAAATTAACACCTGTTTTTTTTCTTGTACTTATTGCATCTTGTTTTACTTTTGCTTCTCTTGGAGTTTTGGCGGCGATGGTAGCTGATTCCCATGCTGATATGGCAAACTTTGGAACATTTTTCGTACTTCCTATGACATTTTTAGCTGGAACCTTTTTCTCTGTTGATACAATGCCTCTTCTTGTCAAAGTTTTCATCTGGATGCTCCCTCTGACTCCTATTAGCCATTCATTAAGAAGTATAGCTTTAAATAAGCCGATTTCACCTCTTCCATTTGTTGCTGTTTTTATTTGGGTTATATTTATGTATTATTTTGCAGTAGTAGCAGCTAATAAAAAATCAGCCGACTAA
- a CDS encoding sirohydrochlorin cobaltochelatase, giving the protein MGKNAILLVAFGTTVKGGFTSYDFIENKIRDTFPGIEIRWAYTSDFVRRKLAKRDGIYVDNPQLALAKLQDEGYEHVVVQSLHIFPGSEYNDLKEIVCGFSLMKGAKGDIGFKKLKIGYPLLYGMESYEKVADIFKQQLAKEKEDVFLVLMGHGSNHPATCSYGCLNDIFRHRCLRVILGTVEGYPSFDEVKEDLKSVKAKKVKLMPFMIVAGDHAVNDLVGDDADSWKSQLLNEGYEVEVSLVGLGENEKIVNIYIDNIKKAYEEF; this is encoded by the coding sequence ATGGGAAAAAATGCGATACTTCTTGTGGCTTTTGGTACAACTGTAAAAGGTGGATTTACCTCTTATGATTTCATAGAAAATAAAATCAGGGATACTTTTCCGGGAATCGAGATCCGATGGGCTTATACCTCTGACTTTGTAAGAAGAAAACTTGCCAAGCGAGATGGGATTTACGTCGATAATCCTCAGCTTGCTTTGGCAAAACTTCAGGATGAAGGCTATGAACATGTGGTTGTTCAATCGCTGCATATTTTTCCAGGAAGCGAATATAACGATTTAAAAGAGATTGTATGCGGGTTTAGTTTGATGAAAGGAGCCAAGGGGGACATTGGGTTTAAAAAGTTGAAGATAGGATATCCTCTTCTTTATGGTATGGAAAGTTATGAAAAAGTTGCTGACATATTTAAACAGCAGCTTGCAAAGGAAAAAGAAGATGTATTCCTTGTACTTATGGGACATGGTTCGAATCATCCTGCGACATGTTCATATGGTTGTTTGAATGATATTTTCAGACATAGATGTTTAAGAGTTATATTGGGAACGGTGGAAGGTTATCCATCCTTTGATGAGGTTAAGGAGGATTTAAAAAGTGTAAAAGCTAAAAAGGTTAAATTAATGCCTTTTATGATTGTTGCAGGAGACCATGCTGTAAATGATCTGGTTGGTGATGATGCGGATTCATGGAAATCACAGCTTTTAAATGAAGGTTATGAGGTGGAGGTTTCGCTTGTTGGGTTGGGTGAAAATGAAAAGATAGTAAATATTTATATAGACAATATAAAAAAGGCTTATGAAGAGTTTTGA